In the genome of Coxiella burnetii, the window GAAATTATTATTCAATCCGGAGCAAGGCCTGTTATTGGTACGACGGGACTGACGTTAGAACAAATCGCTCTTTTAGATAAACAATGCCGTAATAAAAAGCTCGGCGCAATTGTGGCCCCTAATTTTTCTGTCGGTGCGGTGTTAATGATGAAATACGCAAAAGAAGCAGCGCACTATTTTCCCGACGTAGAAATTATTGAAATGCATCATTCCCAAAAAATTGATGCCCCCTCAGGAACAGCGATCAAAACGGCACAAATGATAGGCGAAATGCGATCTTCAAAAAAAGATGAACCTTTTAAAGACCGCGCTCGCGGCGAAATAAAAAACGGTATCCCCATCCACTCCATCCGCCTCCCCGGTTTATTTTCCCATCAATCTGTCATCTTCGGCAGCAACGGAGAAACACTCACCATCCGCCACGACGGCATGGACCGCAATTGCACCATGCCAGGAATTTTCATGGCTTGTCGTAAGGTGATGGAGTTGGATTATTTGGTTTATGGGTTAGAAAACCTTTTGTAAAAATGAAAATTAATATAAAAAATTTATCAAATTTTATGTCTCCCTATCTAAATCAGGAATTTAAACAGGATCGGTTTGAATTCACGTCAATTGATATTAGTGATGACAAAAAAAATCTTATAGCGCTGGTAGATTTAACTGATCACGCACTCTCCAGTGACGGTAATTTTCATTTATCGGCAATAACTAATGCCAGAATAGCCGGCCAATTAGCAATAATATATATTTTTTACTGTCTTGGAATACCAAAAAACCGTGAAATATGGCAAGTCACTGACAATTGGGAGTTTAAAAAGCCCATTACAAAATTAACCGACATAAAATACGATATAAAAAATATAAGCCTATTTGAAAAAAGCCTTGGTTCTTTTTACAATTTTTCCATAACCGTAGAAGATAAGAGCTTTATGGGAAAAGCTTCGTATCTAAAGCCAAAATGAAGTTTTTTGGAGAATAAATAACTAGGGCGCGTCGTCAATTAACCCTGCCACCGTCGTCCCGCGGCTTGTCCGCGGGATCCAGAGAAACCACGTTAAGTTCTAGAAATTGGCTACTTAATTAAGTATTCTGGGATATTCCTTTTGCAAGGAAGCATAGAATGCGACGATACGAACTCACTGATGAACAGTTTAAAAAAATTGAACATATACTGCCTGAACGAAAACAGGGGAACTATTTTTTAGAAGCAATGGGCTTCATCTATCATACTGATGTGTTAATTTTCAAATTTATCTCTTGTTTTCTTGTTTTTACCGAGTACCCATTTTTAACGTGGCTGATAACGTAAAGGAGAGGAGAGTGTTATGGAAGAAAGTTTTGTTTATATCTTAGCCAGCCAACGTAATGGAACTTTGTACGTAGGCTCAACGTCCGATTTAATCAAAAGGATATGGGAACATAAAAATAATGTTATTCCAGGATTTACTTCGAAATATAATGTGCATCAATTGGTTTATTACGAGGTCCATCAAACTATAATGAAGGCTGCACAACGTGAAAGACGATTTAAAAATTGGTGTAGAAAATGGAAATTAAATCTTATTGAAAAAAACAATCCAACATGGCGTGACTTATATGACGAAATCTGCTCCTAACTGGATCCCGCGGACAAGCCGCGGGACGACGGCGGGAGGGTTAATTGACGCGCGCCCTAGTGAATGCGAAATTTTACCCGTACCACGCCGCACCCGTTATTGTATAAAAATTTCCGTTTCTTTAGCGATTGGATACCAGCGTAAATCTAATTCGCGTGCGGCTTTGACTTCATCCAGTCGGTTGATGAGTTGCTGGTGAGGCGCGTTGCGCAATAGATCGGGGGTGGTTTTAATTTCGGTCAGGATTTTTTCCATCGCTTCGATAAAATGATCTA includes:
- the dapB gene encoding 4-hydroxy-tetrahydrodipicolinate reductase; protein product: MAINVIINGINGKMGRVVKENITAQSDLELVSGTGRQDDLAKTIQTTHADVVIDFTTPQSVFHNAEIIIQSGARPVIGTTGLTLEQIALLDKQCRNKKLGAIVAPNFSVGAVLMMKYAKEAAHYFPDVEIIEMHHSQKIDAPSGTAIKTAQMIGEMRSSKKDEPFKDRARGEIKNGIPIHSIRLPGLFSHQSVIFGSNGETLTIRHDGMDRNCTMPGIFMACRKVMELDYLVYGLENLL
- a CDS encoding GIY-YIG nuclease family protein is translated as MEESFVYILASQRNGTLYVGSTSDLIKRIWEHKNNVIPGFTSKYNVHQLVYYEVHQTIMKAAQRERRFKNWCRKWKLNLIEKNNPTWRDLYDEICS